ACCAGCGACAGCGCGAACTACGCGCTCTTTGCGTTCGGAGCCCTCGAGGCGAGCGACGAGATGGTGGAACTGGAGATGAAGGGGCTCTGGTCGCGCCTCTGGGTGAAGACCGATGTCGGCGGGTGCGCGCGGTACGAGCGCGACTATTACCACCAGGTGGAGCGCGATCACACCGACGCCGTCCCCGGCAATCCGTGGGTCATCTGCACGCTTTGGCAGGCGCAATACCTGATCGAGCGAGCTGGGACGCTCGAAGAATTGCATCAAGCTCTGCCTCTGCTCGAATGGACCGAGAAGCGGGCCGAGAAGTCCGGGGTGCTCGCAGAACAGTTCAACCCCTACAGCGGAGAAGCAATTTCCGTCAGCCCGCTCACGTGGAGCCACGCCACCTTCGTCATTGTCGTGATGGAGTATCTGCGAAAGTACGAGAAGCTGACAGCTACAAGCCTCAAGCGGATCGGCGCGCAGATTCAGGCAGCGCAAAGCGACGGCGAGTCTTCGCGAACCGGGGTGTTCGCGGCGGGCTGAAGCGGATGCAGAGAAAAGGCGACGGAACCGAGGCCTGGTTCCGCCGCCGTCGTCAAGCGAATCTCCGAGGAGCGAGATTCGCTGTAGAATTTCTTTCACTGAATCAGGAGGGCTTCTTGAGTTCGATCGCGACGCGCACGGTCTCTCCCGGCTTTACGCCGCCCGCCTGTCGTCCGACTCCCACGCCGCGCTTTTCCGCCACGATCGTGAACGGACCGGGACGGACATTCGGGAAAGCGAATTTGCCATCGCTGTTCGTGACGGTGCGACCAACCGCCTGGTGATCTCGAACAAGCGTGACCACGACGCCCCGAAGTTCGGCCGCTGGATCAGCGCTCGACACCCTTCCGAGAACGTGTCCGGGACTGGGAACGGCGGGCGCTGTGCCGGAAGCTGAATCGGGAGGTGTGTTCGTGCGCACGCCCGCGGCGATTGAGGCGGCGGCGACGACCGCAGTGAAGACAACGAGCGCGGACGCGAGACAATGTCGAACCGGTTGCATGCGAAACCTCCGTCATGCCATGCCCGAAAAAACACCGGGCAATTCCAGAGCGCATCGCGGGGCCTCGTCCCGACGTCGGGTACCGCGAGCGGCACAGGTGAAACGGCTTTGGTCGTGCGCTATTGCGGAGCCGGCGAGGAATTCACAACCGCCGGGGGGACAGCCGGTTCATAGGGCAGAACGAACACCGCTCGGATCGGGGTTGACCGCCTTGTTGGACGATTCCGAAACCCCAGCGGCTGATCGCGGTTCGAAAGCCCGAGCACCAGAACCACGCCGTCGTCTTTGGGGTAGTTCGGGTCGTAGATCCTGACCGTGGCGACGTGCTCGTCTTTCTGGATTTGATAGGCCAGCACCTGATGATTGTCCGAAACGTTGCGCGCGCCGCGCGGACCACCGGGCCTCGCGATGATCAGACCGATCGGCACGACAGCGTGCTCCCTGAGTGACGCGGCGAGTTTCTCGACTTCCGGGTACGAAAGCGAGCCAAGTTCCGAATCGGTCTTGGCGGTCCACTCTGCAAAGCGCAGCGCCGTCGCCAAGCCGGGCCCGAACGACTGGGCTTGCCGCAAGAAGAGATACTCGTACAGCGCGCTGCCGCGTTCAGGAAGCGACGCTTCCCTCGGCGGCACAAGCCCCGCGAGGAAGTAGTCGGCAGAGGCGGCGGACATCCCGCCGCACAATCCAAAGGCGTACTTCCGGCTGCTCGGGGCGCTCGCGGCGAGAAAAGTTGGAAGCGGCGCTCCGGGAAAATTGTTCGCGAACGAAAAGCCGTTTCGCGATGGCAGGAAAGCGGGCGCGGGTCGTCCACTTGCCTGTTGCGATGGGTTGGAAGGACGCGTCTCAGGTTTCGATTGATCGCAAGCCTGAAGCGCAAACAGGAGAATGAGCACGGCCGCGAATCGCACGAAGACCTCGATTCCTGCGCGAATCAATCGCGGCGATTCATCTTCGAGAGCAGGCGAAGGATTTCGATGTAGAGCCAGACGAGCGTGACGGTCAGGGCGAATGCGCCGTACCACTCCATGTACTTGGGCGCGCCGGCCTTGGCTCCTTCGTCGATGACCTGGTAGTCGAGCACGAGATTGAACGACGCGAGGACGATCACAAAGAGAGAGAAGCCGATTCCGAGTGGGGAGGCGCTCGACCAGAGATTCGGCAGCCCCATGCCGAAGACACCGTTCATGAGCATGAGCGCAACGGCGTAGACCGCAACGCCGCCCGTGGCGACGACAACCATCTTCACTGCGGCTGGGCTCAATCGAACGAAACCCGTTGCGTATGCGAGGAGTGCGGCCCCGGCGATCCCGAATGTCAGAGACGCCGCCTGAAAAATCATGCCGACATTGAGCGCGGCAGCGCCCGAGCCCGCGGATTTCGCGCCCGCCTGGGCAACGAGGAACAGCGAAATCCCGGCGATGAACAGCCCTTCAACGGCGGCGTAGATCGGACCGAGAAATGGCGCCGTGGTCGGTTTGAAACTGATGATCAGCGCGAGCACGAGCCCGCCGATCCCGCCGCCCATTATCCAAGGGATGATCCCACCGACATTGCCCGCCTGGTACATCGGTTCGAACTTGAGCCACGCGAAGATCGAACTCGTGGCGCAAATGGCGAGCAGGAATCCGGCCTTGATCGCGGTGCCGCGGACGGTCATGGCTCCGGGAACTGATGTTGCGCTCAGGTCGTCCCATCGCGGCGCATCGACTGGACGATTGAAGACGCCGGATCGAAGCGCGGGGTTGCCAGAATTCATGCTTTCTCCTTCTGCAAATCGCCGGATAGTTTACTCATTGGATTCGCGCCGCAATTCGGACGGGATGGGGATTCCAAGGTACTCTTTCGGCGTGACGCCCGTTCAATGGTTTATCGCAGTGTGCTTCGCGTTTCTCTGCGGTTCTTTTCCGACGGGGTACATCATCGGCCGGGCACGCGGCGTTGATATTCGAAAGCTCGGCTCAGGAAATATCGGCGCGACCAATGTCGGTCGCGTCTTCGGCCGGCGGGCTTGGCTTCTTTGTTTTTCAGGCGATTTCTTCAAAGGCTTTGGGCCGGTGCTCGGTGCCGGAGTCGTTTCAGGAATCGCAGGACGCTGGTCTCCGCCACTCGACCAGGCGCTGTTCTGGTGCGCCGCGCTTGCCGCGGCGGTTTTTGGCCACATGTTTACTCCGTGGCTGGGATTCAAAGGGGGAAAGGGCGTGGCGACAGCGCTCGGTTCGCTCCTTGGCTTCTTTCCGATTTTGACTTTTTCCGGCATCGCCGCACTCGGAGTCTTCATCGTCGTTCTGAAGTTGTGGCGCTACGTGAGCCTGGCTTCCATCTGCGCGACAGCCGGCCTCCCGGTGTTCGTGCTGATTCAAACGGGCGTCACGCTTTTCCTCCGGCCGGACGACATGGACAAGTCACCCGCAATCAGCGCGGGGCTGTCCGTCGCCGCGCTGACAGCGGTCATTTCGTCGTTCATGATCTACCGCCACCGAAGCAACATCGCGAGGCTTCGCGCCGGAACCGAACCCAAGACGGGTTCCGAGCATGTGGTCGCACCGGCGCAGTGAGTTCGGATTATTTTAGGCATTCCGATTGAATCCGAATCGGGCCGCGCGGCCGATAAACGGGAAGTCGTGTCCTTCGGTCCAATTCAACCGACTGGGAGAATCAGGCCAAGCATGCGACCGAAATGGATTGGGCCGGTCCGGAACCCTCACTTTGGACTCCTCGGAACGCCGGAACTAAGGCCGGGGGCCGGAACGGACGACGATTAGGGGCTGCCTGGAAGGCGGCGGGTGCGGGTGGGTCGGATGCGGAGGCCTGCTCATGGAAGGGCAGGCAATTCTGGGACTCGGAGCCGCAGGCTCTTTTCGAACGGACTCGAATCATGCCGACACTCAAATTTCACCCTGCCCAGTTAAGAGAAGCACTCGATCCCATTCCTTTCCCGCGGCAATCGTGGGGAGACGGAAGCGCTGCATCTCGTTGGCGGGAGGGTGCGCCGGTGTATCGATTCGCCGGGCGAGTCGAGAGCGCATCGGCCATGGCCGAGAATGCTGTTGAGCGTGCTCAGCGGCAGATGGACCGGCTGAAGGAACTCCTCGGGAGCGCCGGGGATGACCGGCCAAGTGCCGCCTGACGGGCACCGACTCAGATTCTGAAGAACGGGAATGGTCGCTGCCGGCGACCATTTTTTCTGCGCGAAGAAAAGGCGATCACGGACAAACAAGCGCGTCATACGCCGCGGCGAAGATCACAAAGTCGGCGTCGTCGACGTAGCCGTCGCCGTTGAGATCGGCGGGACACGCCGCCGGCGCCTCGGGGCAAATCAGGGCGTCGTACGCCGAAGCGAACATAACGAAGTCGGAATCATCAACGGCGCGATCGTTGTTGAGATCGCCGGCGCAGGGGGCGAGGACAATTGCATAATCCGCGACGACCGGAAGGTGATCCGAGACGGACGTGAGCAGACTCAGAATCTGAGTGCGGTTGGAGAGATCGGCGAGGTCGGAGTTCAAGGGCGAATTGACGCTGCTTCCGAACGATGTGCTTCCGTTGTTGCCGAAGACGCTGTATGTGCCGGGAATGATCTGAAACCCGTATTGGTTGAGCACGGCGCCGGTCACGAACTGGAAGTCGAAGCGGATGTTGCACGACGTCGAGGAAAATGTCATCAGCGAGCGAAAACTGCTGGAGTTGGTCCATGTATTTGAAGGATTCGCCGGGTCATTCGCCTGGCCCGGTCCAGCCGCAAAGAGCGTCTGATAGGCCGTTTCCGAGCGTCCGCTCGTGAAATTGAAATCGCCGGAATAGATGATGTGAGCCGCAGGCCCGAGCGCGTCGGCGTCCTGCCGGATGGTGGTGGACTCGATATTCCGCCGGTTCTTGCTCGTGGAATCGCTTGAGGCTTTGTAGTGACTGACGTAGATGTAGAAATCTGCCTCGGATCCGTATCCGACGGGCCGAAGCTGATAGCGCATCGGGGCGCGTGCCGCGCCGGAGCCGCTTGCTGTTCCGACGACCTTGGCGTTGATGACCTGGATTGTGTTCGTGTTGTACACGAGCCCGTTCGGGCCTCCCCCCGTTCCGCCGGTGGTGGGGTCCTTGGTTTGGTCGGCGGCATATGTGCCGGCGCCGTAAATCGCATTGAGTTGATCGACGATGAAGGGCAGCGATGCGGAGTTGCCGAGATAGAACTGCACACCATCGAGCTCTTGAAGCGAGAGCACATCGATCGGCTGCGCGTTGCCCGCAAGGTGATGGTTGCCGATTCCCTGCATGAGGATGTCGAATCCGGAGACCGGAGCCACGATGCTCTTGCCAGAGCATGACGTGTTGTACGTGACGACTCTGATCGCGCCATCGGCCGAGGTGATCAGGGCGAATACGCCTGCGGCACAAAGTAGTCGTGATCGAGTCGAGAGTGATGACATCGTTGGTGGTTCCTCTGTCTGCCGGCGAAGGTCATGCCGGTGCGCCGCGGCGCGACTACGGAAAAAGAGGCAAGACACAAAGCGGCCGGAATCATGATTTCCGGGAGAAAAGCAAGCCCCGGCAGGACTTGCGATTCTACCCGAAGTACGCGAGCGCTGGAAGAACACTGAACGCACGTCCGGGCGTGTTATTACAAGCAAAACTCACAATTCAGCGCGTTCGCCGACATTCCCCGGATTTCTGCTTACGGACAAAGGAACGCGTCGTACGCCGTTGCGAACGCCACGAAGTCGCTGTCGTCCACGAATCCGTCTGCTGTAATGTCCGACGGGCAAGAGGGCGGCATCGACGGGGCGGAGCAATCAAACATGTCGTAGGCGAGGGCAAAGATGGCGAAGTCGAAATCGTCCACAACCTGGTCGCCGTTGAGATCCGCCGGGCAAGCGTTGAACGAGGCGACATCTCCGGTGATCACGAGGCCGAATCCCTGGGTTCCCACATTGACCGCAGCCCCGACAACCTCTGCGCGCCAATTCCCGGTGGCGGGGGAATTCAGCACGACGAGTTCGATGCTGTTGATTGCGTCGGCGCCGCCGCCCGTCTGGCTTAGCCCGGTGGTGGCATTGATCACGTTGCCCAGGTAGACATTTCCGAAGGGGTCGATCACTCGCAGATTGATGTCGTTCACGGGAGCAAAGGAAGTCGGAATCGTGGCGGGCGCATCGGAGAAAGCCATCGTGACACGCAGCGATTGGCCGCTGCCTTGCACTCGGAAATTTGTCGTCGAAACAGAAGACGTCGTGAGCGCCGATCCGGAGGTATTGCGGATGTCCTTGACGAGAAGCTTGCGTGCGTCACCCGCGAGGTAGACGGCGTTGTCGAGCAGAATGCGGCCGAACCCCTCGTATCTGTTGGGCGGAACCTGGTTGGGCGATGGATACGCGGTCATATCCACCGACGAATTGGTCAGCATCGCGCGGAGCAGCGCGCCGGAGGGGACGAGTGAGTTTGAGGGAACCTTCGCGCCCGTCGGATAGAACCCATCGGTGAAGTACTGCCGGATCAGTGAAGCGGCGCCCGCAACGGCGGGCGAGGCCATCGAAGTACCGGTCATGGTTGTCGTGCCGCACGAAGTGCTCGAGCTGGCCGAGATCGTGCTGCACCCGGGCGCGAAAACCTCGGGCTTGCGCCGTCCGTCCGCGGTCGGCCCGGACAGCGTGCTGCACGATCCGGTCTGGGATCCGGAGCCGCCGGACTTGCCGACCGCGAGCACGCTCTTGGCGTTTTCGGGGTTCTTCAATGCGGAAAGATTCGTCGATGCGAAGCAGACCAAGTTGTCCTCGTGGTCGTAGCTGAACAAGTCGATCGCGCGGCAGATCGCGTTGTACGCGGTTGTTCCGTCATCGCCCCAGCTGTTTGTGTGAACGGTCGCGCCCTGATTGGCGTGCGTCGTCAGGTGCACGTCGATCGGGAAAGCCGACACCGGCGTGGAGTACGTGCGGAAGCAGACCCTGGCGTTGTACGCGATGCCTCTCGTGTTGTCGTTGACTTCGCCCGACTGGTTGCCCATCGCGGTCCCTGCGACGTGCGTGCCGTGGGAGCTCGAAACAAGGGGCACGTTGTATGCGGCCACTTTTCGATGCGTGGGGAAGACGCCGGGCGTGTTTCCCGTGGTAATGGCGAGCGCGGGATCGGAGAAGGAGCAGTGCGCGGGCTGAAATCCCCCGTCCATGATGCCGATGATCTGCCCTTCACCGTGGATTCCGGCGTCATAGAGCGGCGTGCTGTTGCTGATGTTGCTTTGCACGATCCAGCGTGTATTGGTGTTGCTGCGCTCTGTGAACTCGGGCAGTTCCTCGACGAAACGGATCGAGTCGGCGTTGGATAGCTCCCGAACGTTGGCGAGCGGAATACGCACGGCAAGTGTTTCCATTCCGCCAATCCGGACGGAATCTTCGACCGTCGCGCCTGTGAAACTCTCGATCTCGCGTTTCGCTACGTCGGCCGGAACGCCGTCGAACAGGTACGCCTGCACGAGAACCTCTCCGGCGGAGGCGATCGCCTTTCGCTCTTCGGAGGAAAAGGCGCGCGAGCCGATTTGGGGCTCGATCTTCCATTCCGGCCGCCATTCGCCCGCCCAGCGCACGAAGCCGAGCGCCGCAATCGCGTCGAGATCCGCTCGCGAAAGATCCGCGAGATAGGCGTTCGCGGGAAGGTAGTCGCCGAGCCGCGCGCCGGTTTGTGCGAGCAAAGCGCGCTGGTGGTCGTTGAGCGTCCCATTCAGCTGAAGCACGTATCGCGAGCCGGACTTCGCGGGAGCCCGGAGCGCTCCGCCGTCGCGACCCAGCATGCCTGGGAGCGATCCAGTCCGCACAGATCCGGTTCGCAAACTCAACGTGCCTGAGTCGGGTGAGAACGCGCGATCCGGCGCGAAGTCCTGCCGCGCAAGAGCGGAGCTTGACAGCGCGATGCCGACCGAACAGATCAGACAGCGGATGCGACAGATTCGAAAAGAGGAAAATACGTCGGGGTGGTTGTTGTGTGTCACAACTTCGAGTTATAACAGGTTGGCGAAATGCGGCCAAAGCAAATTTCGCCGGGAAGCCCAACGAGACGATGGCTACGAGCACAACAGTTGGTCGTAGGACTGCACGAAGTACTGGAAGTCCTCGTCGTCGGTGAACCCGTCGCCGTTGAAGTCGGCTCCCGTGTACGGGCCGCCCGGCGCGATGAGCTCGTTGTACGCCTGGATGAAGATTTCAAAATCTGAATCTTCAACAAGAGAATCGCCGTTCAGATCGCCCGCGCACAGGACCCGGCCGTGCAGGTAATCGCCCGCACGCTTCAAGTTGATGATTCCATATCCGTACAGATCGTTGCGCGGACCAGGCCCGGGCTGATCGGCCGTTCGCTCGAGCACCCATCGGACCGTTTGCGGCGGGAGTGCCGGCAGGCCGGCGCTCGGGACGAATTCGGCAAAGAGAATTCCCGCGGCGCCGACAACGTGCGGACAGGCCATCGAGGTTCCGTCGTAAGTATCGAATCCGTGCCCGGCGGCGGAAGGGACAACGGACGCGTTGACCCCGTCGTTCAGAATCAATTCATCCCCGACAGACTTATCGACGTACCAGACCGGACGGAAGTGGTCGTAGGTCACGGCCGGCTGATAGCCCGACTCGAGATCACTCGAGAGTACCACGGCGATCGCACCGGCGTCCCACGCATTCTCGATCACGTAGTCCACAGGGAAGATCAGACTGTCGCGAATGTGTGCGATGTTTCCTGCGGCTTCGCTCGGGAAAGTCCAGTAGAACCAGCCGTATTCGCAATAGATCATGCGGCCATATCTCGGATTGGACTGAGAGCCGGGGACGTGTTTCGCCGGGCGCGTTTGAAACGCCCACTGGATCTCCCAGCCTCCGAGCGGGACGGTCGATTCCACTTCGACTCCGGGCGCGGCGACGCTGATCGTCGGGCCATAGTTCGAGAACCACGCCGGATTGTCGTTGTCATCAATGGCCGCCACGCTCATGACATTGTTCATGCTCGCGGGATAGCGCGGAATATTGGTGAACTCGTTGCCGGCCGCCGCGACTGGAAGAACTCCCGCGGCGAAGGCCGCGTTCATGGCATCCTGCATAGCTTGTGAGTAATCGCTGCCGCTGAAACTCATGTTGAGTACTTTGGCCCCCTGCGCGACAGCCCACTCGACACCCGCGATGATCTCGGGCCAGTCGCCAAACCCGCTGTCATCGATGACCTTTGCAACGACGAGGGACAACTCGGGCGCGACACCAACAACGCCGACGTCGTTATCGAGAGCGAGTATCGTGCCGGTGACATGCGAGCCGTGCGAGTTCACGTCGCCGGCGGTTTCTCCGGCGATGAAACTCATCGAAGCGACCGGCACAGGGAGGTCCGGGTGCCCAAAGTCGAATCCGGTGTCGAGCACGGCGACTTTCACTCCCGCGCCCTTCCCGTACGAGTTCCAGAACTCCGGCGCGTGAACATGAGTCACTCCCCATGGCGTGGTCTGAGTCGCGATTCGCACGCGTCCGCTTGGTTCTGCGTAGCGAACGATCGGGTTGCCACGCAGTTTCGCAAGGACTTCATTGATCTGGGCCGGCGGCACATCAAAGGAGTACAGGCCGGGAACGAGCGTGAAACTCCGGTCCACCCGGATAGCGCCCGCGGCGAGAGCGATAGCTGCTTCCTGTCCGCGCGCGCCGGCGGGTTCGAAGCGCACGAGAATTCGCGTCGCGGGCGGCGGCGCCAGCGGAAACTGCAACCCCGGGTCGGGCTGACCAAACGCGAAGAGAAAGGGCGCCGGAGAATTCCGAACGACGTCAGACGGCGCGCCGGCCAGAGAAAAGAGGGCGCAACCGGACAATGCAGCGAATGAGGCGGCGAGTACGGATCCTTTCGGCATTATGATTCTCCAGGTTCTCGTGGCGGTGTGAGTCGCCCACCCCGGATCGATTGGTCCTGCAGAGATCTTCAATCCGAACAGACCGCCTGTCAGCAGCCGTCCTCCGGATCGCCCAACTCTATTGAACCATGAATGTCAAGATGAGCCGACACTGCCTCATTGAATTCGAGCAAAAAACTAGTGCGTGTCGAGGCTGCTTCTCCCCGCGTGCGGCATTCCGATGAGCAGCTGCGCGATCAGGCCGGTCCAGCCGGTCTGATGGCTCGCGCCGCAGCCACGGCCCGTGTCGCCATGAAAG
The DNA window shown above is from Phycisphaeraceae bacterium and carries:
- a CDS encoding S8 family serine peptidase; protein product: MPKGSVLAASFAALSGCALFSLAGAPSDVVRNSPAPFLFAFGQPDPGLQFPLAPPPATRILVRFEPAGARGQEAAIALAAGAIRVDRSFTLVPGLYSFDVPPAQINEVLAKLRGNPIVRYAEPSGRVRIATQTTPWGVTHVHAPEFWNSYGKGAGVKVAVLDTGFDFGHPDLPVPVASMSFIAGETAGDVNSHGSHVTGTILALDNDVGVVGVAPELSLVVAKVIDDSGFGDWPEIIAGVEWAVAQGAKVLNMSFSGSDYSQAMQDAMNAAFAAGVLPVAAAGNEFTNIPRYPASMNNVMSVAAIDDNDNPAWFSNYGPTISVAAPGVEVESTVPLGGWEIQWAFQTRPAKHVPGSQSNPRYGRMIYCEYGWFYWTFPSEAAGNIAHIRDSLIFPVDYVIENAWDAGAIAVVLSSDLESGYQPAVTYDHFRPVWYVDKSVGDELILNDGVNASVVPSAAGHGFDTYDGTSMACPHVVGAAGILFAEFVPSAGLPALPPQTVRWVLERTADQPGPGPRNDLYGYGIINLKRAGDYLHGRVLCAGDLNGDSLVEDSDFEIFIQAYNELIAPGGPYTGADFNGDGFTDDEDFQYFVQSYDQLLCS
- a CDS encoding carboxypeptidase regulatory-like domain-containing protein, with product MQPVRHCLASALVVFTAVVAAASIAAGVRTNTPPDSASGTAPAVPSPGHVLGRVSSADPAAELRGVVVTLVRDHQAVGRTVTNSDGKFAFPNVRPGPFTIVAEKRGVGVGRQAGGVKPGETVRVAIELKKPS
- a CDS encoding S8 family serine peptidase, producing MLGRDGGALRAPAKSGSRYVLQLNGTLNDHQRALLAQTGARLGDYLPANAYLADLSRADLDAIAALGFVRWAGEWRPEWKIEPQIGSRAFSSEERKAIASAGEVLVQAYLFDGVPADVAKREIESFTGATVEDSVRIGGMETLAVRIPLANVRELSNADSIRFVEELPEFTERSNTNTRWIVQSNISNSTPLYDAGIHGEGQIIGIMDGGFQPAHCSFSDPALAITTGNTPGVFPTHRKVAAYNVPLVSSSHGTHVAGTAMGNQSGEVNDNTRGIAYNARVCFRTYSTPVSAFPIDVHLTTHANQGATVHTNSWGDDGTTAYNAICRAIDLFSYDHEDNLVCFASTNLSALKNPENAKSVLAVGKSGGSGSQTGSCSTLSGPTADGRRKPEVFAPGCSTISASSSTSCGTTTMTGTSMASPAVAGAASLIRQYFTDGFYPTGAKVPSNSLVPSGALLRAMLTNSSVDMTAYPSPNQVPPNRYEGFGRILLDNAVYLAGDARKLLVKDIRNTSGSALTTSSVSTTNFRVQGSGQSLRVTMAFSDAPATIPTSFAPVNDINLRVIDPFGNVYLGNVINATTGLSQTGGGADAINSIELVVLNSPATGNWRAEVVGAAVNVGTQGFGLVITGDVASFNACPADLNGDQVVDDFDFAIFALAYDMFDCSAPSMPPSCPSDITADGFVDDSDFVAFATAYDAFLCP
- the plsY gene encoding glycerol-3-phosphate 1-O-acyltransferase PlsY, with amino-acid sequence MTPVQWFIAVCFAFLCGSFPTGYIIGRARGVDIRKLGSGNIGATNVGRVFGRRAWLLCFSGDFFKGFGPVLGAGVVSGIAGRWSPPLDQALFWCAALAAAVFGHMFTPWLGFKGGKGVATALGSLLGFFPILTFSGIAALGVFIVVLKLWRYVSLASICATAGLPVFVLIQTGVTLFLRPDDMDKSPAISAGLSVAALTAVISSFMIYRHRSNIARLRAGTEPKTGSEHVVAPAQ
- a CDS encoding Bax inhibitor-1/YccA family protein, with translation MNSGNPALRSGVFNRPVDAPRWDDLSATSVPGAMTVRGTAIKAGFLLAICATSSIFAWLKFEPMYQAGNVGGIIPWIMGGGIGGLVLALIISFKPTTAPFLGPIYAAVEGLFIAGISLFLVAQAGAKSAGSGAAALNVGMIFQAASLTFGIAGAALLAYATGFVRLSPAAVKMVVVATGGVAVYAVALMLMNGVFGMGLPNLWSSASPLGIGFSLFVIVLASFNLVLDYQVIDEGAKAGAPKYMEWYGAFALTVTLVWLYIEILRLLSKMNRRD